TAATACACATAGAGAACCTGCCTCTGTCTAGATTTAAGTTTTAATTAATTAGAGATGCTGCAGTGCACGTGGGATTAATGGTATAAATCAGCCACCATACATGAGAATAAATATCTATTAGAGTTGTAATGATTATTAGACTCAATAAAGATGACAGCGACAAGACGAGGTTTGGTCTAGAGTTTTAAACCTGTATTGTGAAGTTAATATGTATAGATGAGTTGGAAGAAAATGGGTTTTCTACTCATCAAGATCAACAATGTCACTCCTAAACAGTATGTCATCGCGCCAGTCACCCGTGCAGAGGACAGATGCAAAGACCCAGCACTGGCCGTAACGCACAGGGCTGCAGTTGGACGAGGCCCAGCGGCGCAGGATGTCGGCGCTGCCGCCCCACTCTGTCGGACTGACGCCGTCTTCGTAGCTATCCTGCCACCTCCCCAACAAGATGCCCAGGTCATCGTTACAATTCACCTGGAACAGGAGAAGAGACACGTCTGGACTCTGAGCTGTCGCTGTGATGCTCATGCACCGGAGAGGAATTACACACATCTGCTATATAACGAGTGCACGGTTGTGTAAGCGTGTAAAAGACAATAAAGTGGAATTATCATTAAGATAATTATGgaattattcttattattataaATAATGGAATTATTATTAAGCCAGAATTATCACAACCTGTGACAGATCAGGAAATCGAGACTATTTTGGCCTCCAAAACAtgaatttatttgaaaaaggTTTCAGTAAAAAGGCAGATGATTGTTCTGAGCACATCAGGCCTTCTGGAACTTTCCTTTGAATGTACAACTGATTTCCACGTTATTTTCCCAACTCGCCCCTAAACTTGGTGCCGTCTGGAGCTAGAGGGGTCTAGTCGGTCCTTTCCAGTGGTCCAGCACTTCGGagaatgtttattttaatggaTTATTCAACAAAAAATAGAGGTTTACCAAGCAACTGCCGTCACTCAGAACCAGAGCAAACGGGGATTATCTTTGCATAATTTGAGATGTGGGTTCCTCACCATCGCACAGATCACCCTGCTGAGGTAAACAGGATCGGCCCGTAGAATGTAATCCTTACGTTTGTCACTGAGGTGCTGCGGGctgacctgcaggagctgcagacatgCTTCCAGGACCCCAGGTTCATACtggatacacacacaggcacatataTTCAGCTGTACTTCATTTGCTTCTGTTATTAATGACCTTCCCACCTCTTCTACGGACCTACCTGACCGTATAACCAGGGTCGCCTACTAATATTCTGATGGCTGCCCATATACACCAACCCATAGTCACTCTTGATATACTCTTCTCGCTGGACGTCCAGAGGCATGTACACCGGGTCGCCTGGAAAGCAGCACTGCGTAATTGTGGAATGACTTTTGTAGACGTTAACCCAAGCGTTCCTGCACCGACCAACCTTCCAACCAAGGGTTGAAGAGGAGCACAAACGATCCCAGCGCGTACGTCCGTCGGCCCTGGAAggtctcgatgtggagaaggagACGGTAGAGCCCCActgaggacaggacaggggagCAGATGTGGACGGTGATCGACTGCAAATGCACGTCGCCCGGGGTGACTCTGGCTGACCAGGTGTGGGGGCTGGGATGGTTGGCAGAAAGCTTCAGTGGCATCCACTCTGACATATCACCTTTAGGAAAGGAGGGAACCTTTCAGGCGCAAACCACGAATGAGGAAATTTACTTTTATAGATAGATAAATCTGATGTAATCTGCtgaagacaagaaaaaaaaccaagatcCTGACCGATCAGTATTTGATGGTGGTGAACCATCAGGACTGTTTGAAAAAGTGATGCGGCCTGATCGTTGCCTCATTGTTTGACAGTTCCTGTTAAGAGCATATTAGATGATGTACATGCAGCCTGTTTGTTTATACCTAGCCACACCTGCAGGCTCAAGGCCTCAGTGTGAGGATTCCAGGCATAGCCACCGAACAGGAGAGTCACTTTGAAGGGTTTCCCCCTCCGTACCACCAGGTGCCGTTGGCTGAGCCCCTGTGTCTCATGGGAGATGTGGTTCTCGTGAGCCTCAAAGTTGACAAACTTCAGGTGGCAGCCACCTCGACTGGTGCCTGAGAATGCAGAATTGCGCTAATCTGAGCAGAGATTATGGATAAGGAATAAAAGCAAAGCTAAAAGCAATGATCGGAGAGGTAGAAGAGCAGCTGAAACACCTTGCATGTTGTTTATCACCGGCAAACGCTTTGTTACATTCTTTCACTGGACCCTATCATTCCACATTCCACACTTTACAGCCATGCTGCTAACTTAGATTGGTGCCTTTTGTGCagctatttctttttttttacttgaatGTGAAAATCTTAAACAACGGAGACCATATTAATAATCATTTGTGATCAATTTGAACGAGATCACTGTAATTTAGGCAGAAATGACTCACGAAACTCCATTTCTAAGAAGtgtaataaatattttaaaacagatACACTCACAGAACTCACCGGGCATCTTGTTGAGTGTCTGCTGCATGTATTCCATTGTCCTGACAAGTGTAACAAGCaaatgaaggaatgaaatgctggctccaccttcttccttttAATGATCTCCCctgcatttttttctccttttctctcctccttacTCAGTATTGGTAATCCTAGTTGGAATTTATTAACTACTGCAGTTCTaaaacagtagtagcagcataaCATGATGAAATAAGGAGGTCTTATCAcgattgcatgtgtgtgtgtagagttaTCTCACTCTTGAAAGATTCAGTCCTGTCATTTGTGCGTAAGTAAAGTCAAAGAAAAAACTCTTATCAAAGAAAAAACTCTTATCAAAGAAAAATATTTCTTGAAATAGGTCATGCAGTTACTGTTACAGAAGTTAGAGTTAGAATGTTATTGAAATTATTAGATGATGTAATTAAATAATATGAATAATTAAATCATATTGcttgcgtgcgtacgtgcgtgcgtgcctcTGAGTCAGTGCCTTCTCAGAAAAGATATTAATGTGATCCATCTCATCTGTGAAATCTTATCATATCTTAGGCGGCCACATGCAGCCACATGCCTTTTGCTTATGAAGTTTTTTGGGTGTAGCGGGCAATGACAGGCGAGGACAATGACATTTCAGCGCTGCATCATCACAGGAATATGCACTGTTGAGAATCAAAACCTATTAATAAAGAAGTTACAGCTGCCTGTTAAGATGACAGCTAACAATTGGAAAGATTTTTGTGCTGTTGTAAcctgatgagaattgtctttatcttgttgttatgtgtttcaccatatgtttctgtcttctcttagaagttaggcaaggtagactcattggtaaatgtaataaagaatagAGACATTccagttgcaggattgttgtctgttctattgttatcccaggaccagtcaggcaggggtGTCAACCACTCATTGtatacaggacatcaggggggttgatgatcacatttgcatgaagaatgggatctggccacctgggaaaacaatggaaaagaagaactctaccaacactggaggaagaggacgaggacatcccagcaggggatctggattggattgcatgaacattgtgaatttgcatgtgtgtgactataaaggactgggtcaagggatagttagggggtcagacttcatgccctgacaattaactctgttgttgctagggttatgaactggcccggagctctgtaatatttgtatctcaaattggttctattgttaaatacattttgaaactggtacttttcttctcgaagtcttcattcaaagaacacgcggattggcagctacacttgaaaggtaCCGCGATCCAACAAACCCTAACATTAactaaaaaaaccccaactcttctaaaacaaaaaacagttcaTTGGTAACACTACATCAGACATCAGTGTAGTTAAAAGGTTGAATAAACCCAAATATGTAATTTTATAATGTCTCAGCTTTATGTTCTGTAATGTGTATTCTGCGGGAAAGGGATCCCTCTAGCGGTTAAAACCAGTACTTCAGGGGTATCAATCACAAAAGGCCCAAACATGATTTTAATTTGATCTCGTTCAAATTGATCACATCAGGGAATATAGCCATCATAAATATGAATCTGAATAGGCAGGCCTATATGCATTTCTCAgtgaaatttaatttaaaaacattatATTTTCACAGGCATAGAGTCTGGCATATTTGCCCATTTCCAAGTCAGTTCACTGTGAAAGAAAGTGACATGGATGGAATGTCAGACATTTACAAAAGCGTTTTCAAGGCAAACAGCTAATCAAATGTCAGTAATCCTGCTTAATATACTGTTCAAATGTGAACCATTCTAGTTTTTGGATCAATGTTGAGTTAACTTCGACAGGAAATTATGTATTAGTACAGTCTGTTACACTTAAAACTTCATTTATTCACGTCGTTTATTCCTTTACACACCAGCATTACATTGTAAACGGCCTTCTTTAACACTGGCAGAAGCAGTGCGTGAAAATAAATTATGCGGAGTTGCTTTTACATGGCCTGGGATATTTCATGGGTTAGttgattttgttgtttcttcagATGGAGCACCTTAACACCGTCAGTTTTTAAGGATACTTCTATGCAAATCAACTCAACGTGACTGTGCAACAGGCCTCCTGAGTGATTTAAAAGCAGCTTCCCCCCAGATCACCCCAGCAGACAGCTGCTCTTCATAAAATGGTTTCCCATTGACTGCCAACACGATGGAACATTCCCAGCTGAGCCAATAACACTGTGTTCGAGAACACAGAGGATCTCATTCAGTGTTTTGAGGACATATGAGAATCAGGAGACTTTGACCCCAGGACCTTCAGAGAGGCAGGAGCCATGGACTTGCTGGAACATGGAGACTTTAAGTTCTTTCAGAACCTATTTCTCATCAAGCTCCAGAGGAAACCCTGAATCAGCATTTAGCAGTTCTATCAGGACACACAAAACATCATGTAATAAATATTCCTCTCAGTAAAATGTCCACTTTATGATTATTATGACTTCTCCTTATCTGGCACAGAAATTCTCTCCATTCCATGCGCTCAGTCCACAAGATCACAGGTCCATGTTTCACCAGAGGTTCTAATGTTTGTTAGAAATGCCTTTTTAAACGTCACTGTCATGTTGCACCGATGCTCCAGCTCGTTACAAGGAAAATGATTCAAGTCATGTCACAAATGCAGGAGTCAAGATATTTTCTTCCAAATCCAACCCCAGGGAGTGCCTCTCCTTCACAGACCGCTGCAGGTTTGAGGACCACCCCAGCTCTCTTCTGTAAGGGCACTGCGCAGCACCTTGAAGGTCTATGGAAGCACCCCCACACCCATGACCACAGCGGAAGCTGAACGCTGCCTCTTGACCTTGAAAAGAGTAAAACCCTTTCTCCGAAACCCCCTGAAGCAGGGGAGGCTGGACACGCCCTCGAAAACACGAGATCAGATTGTGACATGACAAATTTCAATCAGAATTCACTGAAAATGTTGCTGTCCTGAAGGAgagattacatttaaaaataatattccAGAAATATTAAATTTCTACACAAAtaagttattttaaaaaaagcatattGGTACACAATAACTGACAAAAACAATTGGATTTTATTTGAACCCAGTGTGTTGCCACAGATTTTAAACAGAAAAGCTGAGATTGATTGTTTAGGCTgcttcacgccccccccccccccccaaatgcaCTTTGAACAGCTGCTCAGGGATGGAATCAATTCACTCAGTCTCgctgaacaaaacatcacatGCACCCATCAGAGGCTGATTTGACTCCAACAAACGGAAAATAGACAAAAACGTGGTATTTCAACAGCGTCACGACACTTGACAAGATGAAAACCTGGTTGGAACGTCTCACCTAAACAAGGCACTGGGTTTGTCGTGCTAAAGGTTATGAATCGATGCATTCTGCGCCGCGAGTTAAAGGCAGCCGGAAACATTGTTCAGGATATATTTGTTATCGAAGCGAAACACCTTATCGGCGGGACTGGAATTAGAAAATGGAtgaagagggagacagacatTTAAAATGGTCTCCGGATATTTGCGGAACAGTCTGGAGCATCAGAAGAATACAGGATAATGTTTGACCAACTAGCAACATCATCGGTTGTTATGGAAAAGCAGAAGACACTGATTAATCTGAAGAACTAAAGGTCCAGTGTGTCGGATAGAATTCCACACCTCGTGTTTCTTAGGACGGTGGCAAAGGACATGAAATGTCCTCATTAATCTTGAGAATCTACACTGACATCCTCACTAATGACATTCTGTGAATTGCTGCTACATTTAATTGACCTTTTAACCTTCAAAAGATAATTATATGTGGCAAATTTGTCATTTGATTTTGCCATCGCCCCTTACGAATTAGATCAGCTTTAAAACGACAGAGCGAGTggttgaacttttttttctcccaacaATAATAAGCAAATGTTAACATTAAAATGGATCCTAACAATTGAGATGCAGCCATTCTTCTGCATTACTACAGAAATAAGACTTTAAGGTCAGCCTGACTCAGTCGAACTGAAAGACTAGTTCTAAACTAATGAAaggacagaataaataaaattgtaatTGCACAGacatatttaaaaataacaaaacctaAACAAACGTTGGACCTTCAATTTATGGtttgaataaaatgaaaattaaatgagTTTCTGCATCATTTGTGCCACATAAACAACTTGTTTAACAGGGAAATATATTCTCTATGGGGGGAACAATAAAAGGAAATATAAACATCACAAATAACAAGCTCATTTACAAATGATACATTAAGACACATTCAACTCAATGCCTTGGATTTACCAAGCAAAATAAAATTCTTGCCAGAATAATCAACCTCTTTTCACCTTTTTCAATGGAAAcccttttaaataaatacaagactgaaaaaaatctttcaaattttccacacacacacacccccgcacACATATCTAAACCCGATACTTCagtaaggcaaaaaaaaaagagcaagaaTATGTTAGCATAAATTAAAACATGAGAAAATGGTGTGTATTGTCAACACTCTGAGTACATGATAACAAGTTATTGCTTCTCAtttcagcttaaaaaaaaaaaaaatcaatgcgGTATGGATCAATACGGACTACACGTGAATATGAATCAATGCATTTTGCGCCACGATAAAATACCAGAGGCGTGTAAATAATTAGTTAACACGAAGTTGCTCTGAAACAGACCAAAATTTTCTACACAACACCCACATGCACGAGCGTGGCGCTTTGCCTCTTCTAAAGCTGGTAAGAGCTATTTTTCAATCACGCCACCGCTATTACAACCACCTAAAATGGCAATCGCAGACAttgctctgctccaaaacaaacacctgagACTACATGCGAACAGCCCAGCAAACTAGGCTGCATCAACAGCATTTAGAACTGTTTTCACCTTTCCCAGTTGCAGATTTGACTGTCCTCGGTTCATTTCCCATCCCATTTCCAATAAATCTCAATACACCCGAAGGGACAAAGCCATTCAGTTTATCACCTTATGTTATTGATTTTATTCCCTTATCTTTGTATGAAACCCACAGCTACATAGGCTTTCACGGCCTTAGCATTTTTTTGCTTTAGCTGTACTGAGATCTGCATCAGGAACCacaaaagagagggggggggaaacagagaggaaatgaacaaTGTCACGGATCGGATCATTACTGGATATCAGCTGAAAGCCTCGCCAAAGCACTTCTTAAGAATCAGGTCGGCACAAGGCTTCGCTTGCCTTCCCTTTGTTTGGGAGGGCTTGGTGCTTCCACGCTGCTTTTGGATAGATCCACAGCGAACCTGCATCACCGACAACGTTGGTCTATGGATCTCGTTCTGGCCTGAAGCTGCACACTgcaagcatttttttttctttcttctttttcatgtGAAACAGTTCAGCGAAGCGTTTCAGCCTCGCAAGAAAATGCATCAATGTTGAGGAAACCAGCCCAGTGAATCCAAACTTCTCATACGGATGAACACTTGCACAAGCCACGTAGTATCAAAACAAAAACGTTTGAtagaaaatatcaaaataacattcataaataaataGCTAGTATTGATGTAAAACATTTCAATGGCCAAAGAGAAGTGCTAATCGTGTACTGAACACTTCAAGGGGGCTTTTAGAGACTCTGCTGTCAGCCTAGtatgtttaagaaaaaaaatgtccccCAAAAGAGAATGGGTAAtgatagattttaaaaaaacattttgattttgaGCCCCATTAGAGAGAAAAGTCCTCGACCCAAGCGCTAACCGTCCATCTAGCCATCTCCTAAAACGTGCGTCAGGTCACCAAAGTCACAGTCAAACAGTTCACTGATGCCTTCGTGGTCCTCAAGTCCAAAGTGATAGTcgtggctgtgggggggggacaggttgATGAAGCCGTCCAGTGGGAGAGAGAAGCCCTCTCCATTTAGGAAGTCCGCAGCGGAGAGGGGGGATAGGTCGAAGTCCGGCATGTCGCTGAGAGCGAATGGGTCTCCTCCCAAGAGAGATTCTATTGTGAGAAGACAAATGCAAGATTATAGATTACATGTGGTAAATTTActcatgttttgtttgtttggtgatggtgatgaagtcTCTTGACACCCCTGATAAAGAATAAAAGATCCCAAAACAAACGCGTGTGGCAAatcagtgatcagcagcagcgcAAAGACTtgtcaaaagaaaagaagtttaaaataaagagcTGCTTACACAGGTAAACAATCGAAAACTTTATTGTGTTAATATAGATTCCTGGCTGGAATGGAAGTGTCTGTGGTCTGCTTATTCCTTCCCTGGTGGAAGGAGACCAAACAGTCTGTGTGGGCTTTCTGTCAAAGCTGCTGGCCTTTTGCCTCCACTAGCTAGCCTGACTGGCAAGCTGCCTTCCCACAATATGCACTCTGTACGATGCAGGCGAAGTCCCCCCCCGTTCTCAGCTGTTCAGCTGGGAGCCGTGACATTGCAGTCGTCAGTCACACAGGATGTTCACAAACGACACGATTTTAGCCCCGTCAAAAGACCGGCGACTGGTTTTTACGCTCCTCCCCCAAAATCGTTGTGAGGCAGTCGTACGCTCGCCGATAACCGGGTCGTTAAATGTGTGACACCGGATGAGAATCGGACGTCTGGCGTGCTTAATAGTGGGCTGCAATGATGTAAAAAGAGCTCCAACCAATGAGAGCAGACGGGGAGGGTCGGAGCGAAACGCAGACGTGACGAAAGCGGCGGCAGCGTGAACAGGATCTCGTCGGtcatttcttcttgttttttgaATGTATAGTGATGCACACacgacctggggggggggggggtgtcttctCTGCTTTGGGTGCACATTTGCAGTGAAAACTGCAACTGCGTGAGAGCGTTTCCTCTCTCACTTCCTGATTCAAACCGTTGTGGAGAGACCAAATAGAGGAGTCGGCCACGGCTGCTGTTGGAGAGTCGCGTGTTGGGAACACTCCCCAAGCCGACAGGCCATTTAGCGTCATTAACCTCGATATCTCCTTTCCTTTCGTGCAGTTTGGGATTTTACGACTCTCGTAAAGTCCTCAGTGACCACGGCTTTGGGGGTGTTTAGCATCAGGTGGTTTTCGCTGGATCTCCTCCCTGTGATGAGTCCTGTTGTCAAATCTTTGGTGGCGTCATCAGCCAACTCCACAGTCCTTTTGGAAGTTGTTGGTGGGGGTACAGGTGCGTGTAAAGAGGGCCCGGCTGACGACACAGGCCAGTGGTGCAACTGTACAAACGCACCCTCACATGGGTGTTTGGATACTCTAGATAATATGGGACAGGGGAACGTGTGGTAGAACCAAAATGGCGTCTTCCAGTGATGTGTTAGCGTTGTAGGGCCCAGCCTCCCGAAGCACTGCATTATCATTGGTGGCCAGGTGATCACACAGACCACACGGTCTGCTGGACCCTGCTGCCTGGACCCTGCTGCCTTGGTAATGCTCATCTTCTTCAGTGGTGATGTCACCACAGGACTACGGTAAA
This genomic window from Takifugu rubripes chromosome 3, fTakRub1.2, whole genome shotgun sequence contains:
- the LOC101080033 gene encoding protein-glutamine gamma-glutamyltransferase 5-like isoform X4; this translates as MEYMQQTLNKMPGEFCTSRGGCHLKFVNFEAHENHISHETQGLSQRHLVVRRGKPFKVTLLFGGYAWNPHTEALSLQVWLGDMSEWMPLKLSANHPSPHTWSARVTPGDVHLQSITVHICSPVLSSVGLYRLLLHIETFQGRRTYALGSFVLLFNPWLEGDPVYMPLDVQREEYIKSDYGLVYMGSHQNISRRPWLYGQYEPGVLEACLQLLQVSPQHLSDKRKDYILRADPVYLSRVICAMVNCNDDLGILLGRWQDSYEDGVSPTEWGGSADILRRWASSNCSPVRYGQCWVFASVLCTVMRVLGIPSRVVTVFNAAHDSDGNLSIEEYYSSTGEKLNLTKDSVWNFHVWVECWMRRSDLTEEFDGWQVVDPTPQEKSAGVFRCGPCPVAAIQRHCLRVPHDTAFIYASVDADIIRLIVHNGRVVGRTVDTECVGQLIYTKRINSDAPENLTQAYKGKRRYRPVSNVRSSAWDDAGQGTELNAARMCLNSSPAIPPMHAAAPMAPSLEVSLDLDKVPSLGDSITMCVTLTNQSGGPRILQEHVDAQLKEYNSNPQQSFWRAHKEVHVQPGQVFIPRFLC